The Armatimonadota bacterium genome has a segment encoding these proteins:
- a CDS encoding class II aldolase/adducin family protein codes for MNFTFVGAYQTHPILHRFAEGLRRTLEAHGHQYAEDRGRDLRLVFNFIDPERPRPYRRRAKATFVVSVALGTPGVEDVLRAAYPLLVRSLANLVIYLVPEGEGWRTYFVTLEQGRYEVGGEGEAYFERVYERLYPLATSQLVIDNEFHPDLPEELWEGDALTQKLSEAGRRLDALQLLPSPFPIEELLSPRDLRHVQRLYGIGGLSYGNLSVRKDATRFWMSASGVNKANLRVIGRDILLVKGYDPVRNRILLSVPPHIQPRRVSVDAIEHWMIYTEHPSVGAIIHVHAWMRGIPSTEINYPCGTLQLAKAVADLVRQAPDPTRAVVGLKNHGITVTGPDLEDILERLERDIIRQVPMT; via the coding sequence ATGAACTTCACATTCGTCGGAGCCTACCAGACACACCCCATCCTGCATCGGTTCGCAGAAGGCCTGCGGAGGACGCTGGAGGCCCACGGGCACCAGTACGCGGAGGACCGGGGACGGGACCTCCGCTTGGTGTTCAACTTCATCGATCCCGAACGTCCCCGCCCGTACCGCCGGCGCGCTAAGGCCACCTTCGTGGTGTCCGTGGCCCTTGGCACGCCGGGCGTGGAGGACGTCCTGCGGGCCGCCTATCCCCTCCTCGTCCGGTCGCTGGCGAACCTGGTGATCTATCTCGTGCCGGAGGGAGAAGGGTGGCGCACGTACTTCGTCACCCTGGAGCAGGGCCGGTACGAGGTGGGCGGGGAGGGAGAAGCGTACTTCGAGCGGGTGTACGAGCGGTTGTACCCGCTGGCCACGAGCCAGTTGGTGATCGACAACGAGTTCCACCCGGACCTGCCGGAGGAGCTGTGGGAAGGGGATGCGCTTACCCAGAAGCTCTCGGAGGCCGGTCGCCGCCTGGACGCTCTGCAGCTCCTGCCTTCCCCCTTCCCCATCGAGGAACTCCTGAGCCCTCGGGATCTCCGGCACGTACAACGCCTGTACGGCATCGGCGGCCTCAGCTACGGCAACCTCAGCGTGCGCAAGGACGCCACCCGCTTCTGGATGAGCGCCAGCGGGGTGAACAAGGCAAACCTCCGGGTCATCGGACGGGACATCCTCCTCGTGAAGGGCTACGATCCCGTGCGGAATCGGATCCTCCTGAGCGTCCCCCCCCACATCCAGCCCCGACGCGTCTCCGTAGACGCCATCGAGCACTGGATGATCTACACGGAGCACCCCTCCGTGGGTGCTATCATCCACGTGCACGCCTGGATGCGGGGAATTCCCTCCACGGAGATCAACTACCCCTGTGGGACCCTGCAGCTCGCGAAGGCCGTGGCGGATCTGGTGCGGCAGGCTCCGGATCCCACCCGGGCCGTGGTGGGACTCAAGAACCACGGGATCACGGTGACGGGCCCGGATCTTGAGGACATCCTGGAGCGGCTGGAGCGGGACATCATCCGACAGGTCCCCATGACCTGA
- a CDS encoding alcohol dehydrogenase catalytic domain-containing protein produces the protein MRALIFHPTVPRYLATRILGRFARRAYWSALSPLSLREIPEPPLPGPEWVKVRTLLGGICGSDLHLLRLDVSPYASAFTSFPFVPGHENVGIVVEVGSAVRGVEPGQRVVVEPTLPCAARGLGPCRFCRGGDYHLCERTQEGELGPGLLIGACRDTGGSWGEFFVAHRSQIFRVPDSVSDENALLVEPMASALHPLLRHPPQDHHTVLVIGGGIIGQLVVAGLRAMHSRARVILLAKYPFQAEASKRLGADHTVLVGRGDRHYEAVAELTGGRLIRPMFGRRVLLGGGADWVAECTGTERALDDALRLARPGGTVIPLGLPAIPRTVDWTPLWLKELRVVGSYTYAWESWGGQRRRTLEIVLEWMAGGQVDLGFLVTHTFPLEQFPRAFQVAMAKAETAAFKVAFGFGAG, from the coding sequence GTGCGCGCCCTGATCTTCCACCCCACCGTCCCCCGCTACCTGGCCACCCGGATCCTGGGAAGGTTTGCCCGCCGGGCCTACTGGAGTGCCCTCTCCCCCCTTTCCCTCCGGGAGATTCCGGAACCTCCCTTGCCCGGCCCCGAGTGGGTCAAGGTGCGCACCCTTCTGGGAGGGATCTGCGGATCGGACCTACACCTGCTCCGGCTGGATGTAAGTCCCTACGCCTCCGCCTTCACCTCCTTCCCCTTCGTACCGGGCCACGAGAATGTGGGCATCGTGGTGGAGGTGGGATCTGCGGTGCGGGGGGTGGAACCTGGCCAGCGGGTGGTGGTGGAGCCCACCCTCCCGTGCGCCGCCCGGGGGCTTGGGCCCTGCCGGTTCTGCCGCGGGGGAGATTACCACCTGTGCGAGCGCACCCAGGAGGGGGAGCTGGGGCCCGGACTTTTGATCGGCGCCTGCCGGGACACGGGCGGGAGCTGGGGGGAGTTCTTCGTGGCCCACCGGTCCCAGATCTTCCGCGTCCCGGACTCCGTGAGCGACGAAAACGCCCTCCTCGTCGAGCCCATGGCCTCCGCCCTACACCCGCTCCTGCGGCACCCCCCTCAGGACCACCACACGGTGCTGGTGATCGGGGGTGGCATCATCGGGCAGCTGGTGGTGGCGGGCCTCCGGGCGATGCACAGCCGCGCCCGGGTGATCCTGCTCGCTAAGTACCCCTTTCAGGCAGAGGCCTCCAAGCGGCTGGGGGCCGACCACACGGTGCTCGTGGGTCGGGGGGACCGGCACTATGAGGCGGTGGCGGAGCTCACGGGCGGTCGCCTCATCCGGCCCATGTTCGGCAGGCGGGTCCTTCTGGGCGGGGGCGCGGATTGGGTCGCGGAGTGCACAGGCACCGAGCGGGCCCTGGACGACGCCCTGCGGCTTGCACGGCCCGGCGGCACCGTGATCCCCCTCGGCCTGCCGGCCATCCCCCGGACCGTGGACTGGACACCCCTGTGGCTGAAGGAGCTGCGGGTGGTGGGCAGCTACACCTACGCCTGGGAATCCTGGGGCGGGCAGCGCCGCCGCACCCTGGAGATCGTTCTGGAGTGGATGGCAGGAGGGCAGGTGGATCTGGGTTTCCTCGTCACCCATACCTTCCCCCTGGAGCAGTTCCCTCGGGCGTTCCAGGTGGCCATGGCTAAAGCGGAAACCGCCGCCTTCAAGGTGGCCTTTGGCTTCGGCGCCGGGTAA
- a CDS encoding diacylglycerol kinase family lipid kinase has translation MRVLAIINPVAGQGRARKLWPRLRAHFVQAGWSVEEVCSAGRGHAVELAASALDYDGILAVGGDGTCNEVANGLLRTSNHAACRFLAPLPVGTANDFAACMGVPGQPDAAARALVGGRPRRIDVGWVNGRFFLTIAGCGFDAEVARRVNGWPKLLGGKVMYVAGIFHQLATFRPVRMEISTDQRVWIQPTFLLAAGNLPCYAGGLRMCPEARPDDGWLEVVLVREVSRTEVVRLLPRLLDGSHVRHPKVEVVRAREVEVRSAIPVAVHADGEFVGTTPARFTVHTQALWVLLPASTAERVSLRAAQPARLGA, from the coding sequence GTGAGGGTGCTTGCCATCATCAATCCCGTTGCGGGCCAGGGTCGAGCCCGGAAGCTGTGGCCGCGGCTACGGGCCCACTTCGTGCAGGCGGGCTGGTCCGTGGAGGAGGTATGCTCCGCGGGGAGAGGACATGCGGTGGAACTGGCGGCCTCCGCCCTGGACTACGACGGGATCCTGGCGGTGGGAGGGGATGGGACCTGCAACGAGGTGGCGAATGGCCTGCTGCGGACCTCCAACCACGCTGCTTGCCGGTTTCTGGCCCCCCTCCCGGTGGGGACGGCCAACGACTTCGCCGCCTGTATGGGGGTTCCCGGGCAGCCGGACGCCGCGGCCCGGGCCCTGGTAGGGGGCCGCCCCCGGCGAATCGACGTGGGATGGGTGAACGGGCGGTTCTTCCTGACCATTGCGGGATGCGGCTTCGATGCGGAGGTGGCTCGCCGGGTCAACGGATGGCCGAAGCTGCTGGGCGGGAAGGTGATGTACGTGGCGGGGATCTTCCACCAGCTCGCCACCTTCCGCCCCGTGCGCATGGAGATCTCCACGGACCAGCGGGTGTGGATTCAGCCTACCTTCCTGCTGGCCGCGGGAAACCTCCCCTGCTACGCGGGGGGATTGCGCATGTGCCCGGAAGCGCGCCCCGATGACGGATGGCTGGAAGTGGTCCTCGTCCGGGAGGTGAGCCGGACGGAGGTGGTGCGGCTGCTTCCGCGCCTCCTGGACGGCTCCCACGTGCGGCATCCGAAGGTGGAGGTGGTGCGGGCCCGGGAGGTGGAGGTGCGTAGCGCCATACCGGTGGCCGTGCACGCGGACGGGGAATTCGTGGGCACCACCCCCGCCCGGTTCACGGTCCACACCCAGGCCCTCTGGGTGCTCCTGCCCGCCTCCACGGCCGAGCGGGTGTCCCTTCGTGCCGCGCAGCCCGCCCGTCTGGGCGCGTAG
- a CDS encoding 4Fe-4S dicluster domain-containing protein: MRLEEKLYLLRWKHDRQSHIAITDPATCRDRCGKTWGRPCTTFCPARVYEWDPAEGRIVVYYENCVECTTCLVGCPYRVIDWRLPRGGFGIQYRYG, translated from the coding sequence GTGAGGCTCGAGGAGAAGCTGTACCTGCTGCGGTGGAAGCACGACAGGCAGAGCCATATCGCCATCACGGATCCCGCCACCTGCCGGGACCGGTGCGGAAAGACCTGGGGCCGCCCCTGCACCACCTTCTGCCCCGCTAGGGTATACGAGTGGGATCCCGCGGAGGGCCGCATCGTGGTCTATTACGAGAACTGCGTGGAGTGTACCACTTGTCTAGTGGGCTGCCCGTACCGGGTCATTGACTGGCGGCTGCCCCGGGGCGGGTTCGGGATCCAGTACCGCTACGGCTAG
- a CDS encoding FAD-dependent oxidoreductase, protein MSTEKFDAIVVGAGPAGAAAAITMAQAGLSVVLLERGEYPGAKNVMGGVMYGRMVADVVPEFWKLDAPLERVVVEERVWITTEEGVVSLGYRNPRQAYHPDGCPNAFTVLRARWDRWFAARAEEAGAILVPQTVAEDVIWQDDRIVGVRTGREEGDLYADVVVIADGVNSFLAQRARLRDHPVAPHHLALAVKEVIGLPPEIIESRFNLEPGQGVTIELYGAVTDGMSGYGFLYTNRDSLSVGVGVLVSHLMRTRRTPYELLERLKQHPAVRPLLTGGEVLEYAAHAIPEGGYEAMPRLFGNGVLIAGDAAMMVNGLHREGSNLAMAAGRLAGETVIEAKRRGDFSARTLALYEAKLRESFVLQDLVKYRHLPELADRRPDLFRIYPHLVHDAVHEMLTVDGLPKRAKQRRIWQEITRRRRPLQLLRDLYEIWRAVR, encoded by the coding sequence ATGAGCACGGAGAAGTTCGACGCCATCGTGGTGGGCGCGGGCCCCGCGGGCGCCGCGGCCGCCATCACCATGGCCCAGGCCGGCCTCTCCGTGGTGCTCCTGGAGCGCGGGGAGTACCCGGGTGCCAAAAACGTGATGGGCGGGGTCATGTACGGCCGCATGGTGGCGGACGTGGTCCCGGAGTTCTGGAAGCTGGATGCCCCTCTGGAGCGCGTGGTGGTGGAGGAGCGGGTGTGGATCACCACGGAGGAGGGGGTGGTCTCCCTGGGCTACCGCAACCCTCGCCAGGCCTACCACCCGGACGGGTGCCCGAACGCCTTCACCGTGCTCCGGGCGCGGTGGGATCGGTGGTTTGCGGCCCGGGCGGAGGAGGCGGGGGCAATCCTGGTTCCGCAGACGGTGGCGGAGGATGTGATCTGGCAGGACGACCGGATCGTGGGCGTGCGCACGGGCCGGGAGGAGGGGGATCTTTACGCGGATGTGGTGGTGATCGCGGACGGGGTGAACTCCTTCCTCGCGCAGCGGGCGAGGCTGCGCGACCACCCCGTTGCCCCACACCACCTCGCCCTGGCGGTGAAGGAGGTCATCGGACTTCCTCCGGAGATCATCGAGAGCCGGTTCAATCTGGAGCCGGGACAAGGGGTCACCATCGAACTCTACGGGGCCGTTACGGATGGGATGTCCGGCTACGGCTTCCTCTATACGAACCGCGACTCCCTCTCCGTGGGCGTGGGGGTCCTGGTGAGCCACCTCATGCGGACCCGCCGCACCCCCTATGAGCTCCTGGAGCGACTCAAGCAGCACCCCGCGGTCCGGCCCCTGCTGACGGGCGGGGAGGTGCTGGAGTACGCGGCGCACGCCATCCCGGAGGGGGGATATGAGGCCATGCCGAGGCTGTTCGGCAACGGGGTGCTCATCGCGGGCGACGCCGCGATGATGGTGAACGGCCTGCACCGGGAGGGCAGCAACCTGGCCATGGCCGCTGGACGTCTGGCGGGGGAGACGGTGATCGAGGCCAAGCGGCGGGGGGACTTCAGCGCCCGCACCCTCGCCCTGTACGAGGCGAAGCTGCGGGAATCGTTCGTGCTGCAGGATCTCGTGAAGTACCGTCACCTGCCGGAACTGGCGGACCGCCGGCCCGACCTCTTCCGGATCTACCCCCATCTCGTGCACGATGCGGTGCACGAGATGCTCACCGTGGACGGATTGCCCAAGCGCGCCAAGCAGCGCAGGATCTGGCAGGAGATCACCCGCCGGCGCAGACCCCTGCAGCTGCTCCGGGACCTGTACGAGATCTGGCGGGCGGTGCGCTGA
- a CDS encoding NADH-quinone oxidoreductase subunit N: MNVLRTLLPEILVATTAIAVLFADLPLRTAAQRRLLLWLSLGGIFLALWATWAEAPSLAFGGMVVGDGLTRVFRVLALGVAAVGLVLSRDYLVRMDLERGEYYALVLFAALGAQLLAASRNLLLMFLALELLSVPLYVLAAFARHHRSSQEAGLKYFLLGSFASGVFLYGMALVYGQVGTLDLTRLGEEGGLLLRLGTGLLLVGLAYKAAVVPFHAWAPDVYEGSPMPAAAYMSVIAKVGAIAALARLASAALPGLVDLWRPFVAVLSALTMVVGNLGALWQRNLKRMLAYSSIAHAGYLLTGLAAGTATGLVASAYYLAAYALMQLGAFGVLVLLERMGLEADEVQDLGGLGDRSPTLAAAFALFMASLVGVPPTVGFVGKFYLFAAALEAGLGWLALVGVATSVVSVAYYLRAAYAAYAEEGRAGVRMAGGRWAAAGVATAALGVLLGGVVGGPVIQWVYIAAGVIP, encoded by the coding sequence GTGAACGTGCTGCGGACGTTGCTCCCGGAGATCCTGGTGGCCACCACGGCCATCGCGGTCCTGTTCGCGGATCTGCCCCTGCGCACCGCCGCGCAGCGCCGGCTCCTCCTGTGGTTGAGCCTTGGAGGCATCTTCCTGGCCCTGTGGGCCACCTGGGCGGAGGCGCCCTCCCTGGCCTTCGGTGGTATGGTCGTCGGGGATGGACTCACCCGGGTGTTCCGGGTCCTAGCGCTGGGGGTGGCGGCGGTGGGGTTGGTGCTCTCCCGCGACTATCTCGTCCGCATGGACCTGGAGCGGGGGGAGTACTATGCGCTCGTGCTCTTCGCGGCCCTGGGAGCGCAGCTGCTGGCTGCATCCCGCAACCTCCTGCTGATGTTCCTGGCCCTGGAGCTCCTCTCCGTTCCCCTCTACGTGCTTGCGGCCTTCGCCCGACACCACCGTTCCAGTCAGGAGGCGGGCCTCAAGTACTTCCTGCTGGGCTCCTTTGCCTCCGGGGTGTTCCTGTACGGGATGGCTTTGGTGTATGGGCAGGTGGGCACCCTGGATCTGACACGGCTGGGAGAGGAGGGGGGGCTCCTGCTGCGGCTGGGCACGGGCCTGCTCCTGGTGGGGCTGGCGTACAAGGCGGCGGTGGTGCCTTTTCACGCCTGGGCTCCGGACGTGTACGAGGGATCTCCCATGCCGGCGGCGGCCTACATGTCCGTGATCGCCAAGGTAGGCGCCATCGCAGCCCTGGCGCGGCTGGCTAGCGCGGCTCTCCCCGGCCTCGTGGACCTGTGGCGGCCCTTCGTGGCTGTGTTGAGTGCCCTCACCATGGTGGTGGGCAACCTGGGTGCCCTGTGGCAGCGAAACCTCAAACGCATGCTGGCTTACAGCAGCATCGCGCATGCGGGCTACCTCCTCACGGGACTCGCCGCAGGAACCGCCACGGGGCTTGTGGCCTCCGCCTACTATCTCGCCGCGTACGCCCTCATGCAGCTGGGCGCCTTCGGGGTGTTGGTGCTCCTGGAACGGATGGGGCTGGAGGCGGACGAGGTGCAGGATCTCGGCGGGCTCGGGGATCGTTCCCCCACCCTGGCGGCGGCCTTCGCCCTCTTTATGGCCTCCCTGGTGGGGGTTCCGCCCACCGTGGGGTTCGTGGGGAAGTTCTATCTCTTTGCTGCGGCCCTGGAAGCAGGCCTCGGCTGGTTGGCCCTGGTGGGGGTGGCGACCAGCGTGGTCTCCGTAGCGTACTACCTGCGGGCCGCTTACGCGGCGTATGCAGAGGAGGGCCGGGCCGGGGTCCGGATGGCGGGTGGGCGGTGGGCGGCGGCGGGCGTGGCCACCGCCGCCCTCGGGGTACTGCTGGGGGGCGTGGTGGGAGGACCCGTGATCCAGTGGGTGTACATCGCTGCGGGAGTGATCCCATGA
- a CDS encoding NADH-quinone oxidoreductase subunit M has product MLSVLVFLPILGAAVVMLLPRREGLLRSVAFVTFLLTFVLAAWLFWTFPPGEGGFRWVERAPWIPALGVSYQLGVDGISLLLVMLTAFLFPVAQLGTWDAVRHRVKEYLSLLLLLEGAVLGTFLALDLVLFYVFWEAVLIPMYFLIGLWGGERRRYAAVKFFLFTMAGSVLMLLGILVLYLRTGTFEVPRLLQTPLPTQDQRWLFWAFTVAFAIKVPMFPLHTWLPDAHVEAPTAGSVILAGLLLKMGAYGLVRYGLGLFPEAAREAAPLLSLLAVVGILYGGGVAFAQQDIKKLVAYSSISHLGFVVLGTFVFTLQGMHGALLQMVNHGLSTGGLFLLVGVLYERAHTRQMDAFGGIARVMPTFAALSLFIVFSSAALPGTNGFIGEFLVLLGTFRADVRLAALAAGGVILSAVYLLWMVQRVYFGPVRVDPGRFTPLTWKEAAALVALVLVILWIGLYPKPLLERSEAALSLLSSRLRAVGEVVR; this is encoded by the coding sequence ATGCTCTCGGTCCTGGTGTTCCTCCCCATCCTGGGTGCCGCGGTGGTGATGCTTCTCCCCCGACGGGAGGGGTTGCTGCGGTCCGTGGCCTTTGTCACGTTCCTCCTCACGTTCGTGCTCGCCGCGTGGCTGTTTTGGACCTTCCCTCCGGGGGAAGGGGGCTTCCGGTGGGTGGAGCGGGCCCCGTGGATCCCGGCCCTGGGTGTGAGCTACCAGCTGGGGGTGGACGGGATCTCGCTCCTGCTCGTGATGCTTACCGCCTTCCTCTTCCCCGTGGCGCAGCTGGGGACCTGGGACGCGGTGCGCCACCGGGTCAAGGAATACCTGAGCCTCCTGCTGCTCCTGGAAGGAGCCGTCCTGGGCACCTTCCTTGCGTTGGACCTGGTGCTCTTCTACGTGTTCTGGGAGGCGGTGCTCATCCCCATGTATTTCCTCATCGGGCTGTGGGGCGGGGAGCGGCGGAGGTACGCGGCCGTGAAGTTCTTCCTGTTCACCATGGCGGGCAGCGTGTTGATGCTGCTCGGCATCCTCGTCCTGTACCTGCGCACCGGCACGTTCGAAGTTCCGCGCCTGCTCCAGACCCCGCTCCCGACGCAGGACCAGCGGTGGCTTTTCTGGGCCTTCACCGTGGCCTTCGCCATCAAGGTCCCCATGTTTCCTCTGCATACCTGGCTCCCGGACGCCCACGTGGAGGCTCCCACCGCGGGCTCCGTGATCCTGGCGGGTCTGCTGCTGAAGATGGGGGCATACGGGCTGGTGCGCTACGGCCTTGGGCTTTTTCCCGAGGCGGCCCGGGAGGCGGCACCGTTGCTGAGCCTCCTCGCGGTGGTGGGGATCCTGTACGGAGGCGGGGTGGCCTTCGCGCAACAGGACATCAAGAAGCTCGTGGCATACTCCTCCATCAGCCACCTGGGGTTCGTGGTCCTCGGCACCTTCGTCTTCACCCTGCAGGGGATGCACGGCGCCCTGCTACAGATGGTGAACCACGGGCTTTCCACGGGGGGCCTGTTCCTGCTGGTGGGCGTGCTCTACGAGCGGGCCCATACGCGGCAGATGGACGCCTTCGGAGGGATCGCGAGGGTGATGCCCACCTTCGCGGCCCTCTCCCTCTTCATCGTGTTCAGTTCCGCGGCTCTCCCAGGCACCAACGGGTTCATAGGGGAGTTCCTGGTCCTGTTGGGAACCTTCCGGGCAGACGTACGGCTCGCGGCGTTGGCGGCGGGGGGGGTGATCCTCTCCGCGGTCTACCTCCTGTGGATGGTGCAGCGGGTGTACTTCGGTCCCGTGCGGGTCGATCCCGGCCGGTTCACCCCCTTAACCTGGAAGGAAGCGGCCGCCCTCGTGGCCCTGGTCCTGGTGATCCTCTGGATCGGGCTGTATCCGAAGCCGCTGTTGGAGCGGAGCGAGGCGGCCCTGAGCCTTCTGAGCTCCCGGCTCCGCGCGGTGGGAGAGGTGGTGCGGTGA
- the nuoL gene encoding NADH-quinone oxidoreductase subunit L: MEWVVVGIVALPLAGAVANGLVGFRVGRRAVSWIGCLVVLGAFGLGVLGFWNLNTAPPETVVRVALWEWIASGDFHVAWALQLDRLAAVMVLVVTGVGFLIHVYSVGYMHGEEAYSRYFTYLNLFVASMLLLVLGGNLLVLFVGWELVGLCSYLLIGFWFERPTAAAAGRKAFVTNRIGDAAFLLGICLVAVTFGTLDVETLAERVQKASGVSMTAAALLLFAGATGKSAQLPLYVWLPDAMEGPTPVSALIHAATMVTAGVYLVARLWPLYVASGVLPVVAAVGASTALFAATVAVAQVDLKRILAYSTVSQIGYMFLGLGVGSAASGMLHLTTHAFFKALLFLSAGNVMHAMHGLIDVRRLGGLGRAMPFTAVSFLVGALSLSGIPPLAGFVSKEHILTAAQTHGFTALWGLGVLTAGITALYITRAAMLAFSDPPADPTRRPHEAPPVMRWPMGVLLVLSAVGGVLGSQALGAPFDRFLAPLFGSELEPTGGHRANGLVLAGVSVAAAVAGMVVGYRMYRGRRTPELGSLGQVLSRQWYVEDLYQVALVRPARALAHFCAQVVDLRWIDGAANGLAAVVGALGITVRRWQTGYVRQYAALFLVGTVLAVAYWLVR, translated from the coding sequence ATGGAGTGGGTGGTGGTGGGCATCGTGGCGTTGCCCCTTGCGGGCGCGGTGGCGAACGGCCTTGTGGGCTTCCGAGTGGGTCGACGGGCCGTAAGCTGGATCGGGTGCCTGGTGGTGCTGGGGGCCTTCGGACTGGGGGTCCTCGGGTTCTGGAATCTGAACACGGCGCCCCCGGAGACCGTGGTACGCGTGGCCCTCTGGGAGTGGATCGCCTCCGGGGATTTCCACGTGGCCTGGGCGCTGCAGCTGGATCGCCTCGCCGCGGTGATGGTCCTGGTGGTCACGGGCGTGGGGTTCCTGATCCACGTGTACTCCGTGGGCTACATGCACGGAGAGGAGGCCTACAGCCGTTACTTCACCTACCTGAACCTCTTCGTGGCCTCCATGCTCCTCCTGGTCCTGGGCGGAAACCTGCTGGTGCTCTTCGTGGGATGGGAGCTCGTGGGGCTGTGCAGCTACCTGCTCATCGGATTCTGGTTCGAGCGACCCACGGCGGCCGCGGCGGGCCGCAAGGCGTTCGTGACGAACCGCATCGGGGACGCGGCGTTCCTGCTGGGAATCTGCCTTGTGGCGGTGACCTTCGGAACGCTGGACGTCGAGACCCTAGCGGAGCGCGTCCAGAAGGCCTCCGGTGTCTCGATGACGGCCGCGGCCCTGCTGCTCTTTGCGGGTGCCACGGGGAAATCCGCACAGCTGCCCCTGTACGTGTGGCTTCCGGACGCCATGGAGGGCCCCACCCCCGTCTCCGCCCTGATCCACGCGGCCACCATGGTCACCGCGGGCGTGTATTTGGTGGCCCGGCTGTGGCCCCTCTACGTGGCGAGCGGCGTTCTCCCGGTGGTGGCCGCGGTGGGAGCCAGCACGGCCCTCTTCGCGGCCACCGTGGCCGTGGCGCAAGTGGACCTCAAAAGGATTCTCGCGTACTCCACCGTCAGCCAGATCGGATACATGTTCCTCGGGCTGGGGGTAGGGTCCGCGGCAAGCGGGATGCTCCACCTCACCACCCACGCCTTCTTCAAGGCCCTCCTGTTCCTGAGCGCGGGGAACGTCATGCACGCCATGCATGGCCTCATCGACGTGCGGAGGCTGGGGGGACTGGGTCGGGCCATGCCCTTCACCGCGGTCTCCTTCCTGGTGGGAGCTTTGAGCCTGAGCGGAATCCCGCCCCTGGCAGGGTTCGTAAGCAAGGAGCACATCCTCACCGCGGCCCAGACCCACGGATTTACGGCCTTATGGGGACTCGGGGTTCTCACCGCGGGGATCACCGCCCTGTACATCACCCGGGCCGCGATGCTCGCCTTCTCGGATCCCCCCGCGGATCCCACGCGGCGCCCGCACGAGGCCCCTCCGGTGATGCGCTGGCCCATGGGGGTTCTGCTGGTGCTCTCCGCGGTGGGTGGAGTTTTGGGATCTCAGGCTCTGGGGGCTCCCTTCGATCGGTTCCTCGCTCCGCTCTTCGGGTCCGAACTGGAGCCCACCGGCGGGCACAGAGCGAACGGGCTTGTGCTGGCGGGGGTTTCCGTGGCCGCGGCGGTGGCGGGCATGGTGGTGGGGTATCGCATGTACCGGGGCCGGCGGACGCCGGAGCTGGGAAGCCTCGGACAGGTGCTGAGCCGGCAGTGGTACGTGGAAGACCTGTACCAGGTGGCCCTCGTGAGACCGGCCCGGGCGCTCGCGCACTTCTGCGCCCAGGTGGTGGATCTCCGCTGGATTGACGGAGCCGCCAACGGCTTGGCGGCCGTGGTGGGCGCTCTGGGGATCACGGTGCGGCGGTGGCAGACGGGGTATGTGCGGCAGTACGCGGCCCTGTTCCTGGTGGGAACCGTGCTGGCGGTGGCCTACTGGTTGGTACGGTGA
- the nuoK gene encoding NADH-quinone oxidoreductase subunit NuoK — protein MTVPLPAYVLLSILLFVLGGLGVLLRRTALIVFMSIELMLNSVNLAFLSFARMHGDLSGQLVAFFVLVVAAVEVVVGLAMLIALFRAHRAMDVDEMDLLRG, from the coding sequence ATGACGGTTCCCCTTCCCGCCTATGTGCTCCTGAGCATTCTCCTGTTCGTGCTGGGAGGGCTTGGGGTCCTCCTGCGCCGCACCGCCCTCATCGTATTCATGTCCATCGAGCTCATGCTGAACTCCGTGAACCTGGCGTTTCTGAGCTTCGCCCGGATGCACGGAGACCTCTCCGGACAGCTGGTGGCCTTCTTCGTGCTGGTGGTGGCCGCGGTGGAGGTGGTGGTGGGCCTCGCCATGCTCATCGCCCTCTTTCGCGCCCACCGGGCCATGGACGTGGACGAGATGGATCTCCTGCGAGGCTAG
- a CDS encoding NADH-quinone oxidoreductase subunit J, whose amino-acid sequence MESVLFVVAAALSLAGGVGVVTARAPVHSALSLLVVLVSLAVLYLTLLAEFVAVLQVIVYAGAILVLFLFVIMLLHAHSPELRPSPGPGRLHGVVAMASGGALAALLSFGVLRELGRGTGRPPVAAEFGTAPAIGRELLTTFVLPLEVAGVLLLVGIVAGIVLGKAPERRSPEREEARSTEVLLPGERR is encoded by the coding sequence GTGGAGTCCGTACTCTTCGTGGTGGCGGCCGCGTTGAGCCTGGCGGGTGGGGTGGGCGTGGTGACGGCCCGGGCCCCCGTACACAGCGCCCTGAGCCTGTTGGTGGTCCTGGTTTCCCTCGCGGTACTCTACCTCACGCTCCTGGCGGAGTTCGTGGCAGTACTGCAGGTCATCGTCTATGCGGGGGCCATCCTGGTGCTCTTTCTCTTCGTGATCATGCTCCTGCATGCCCACAGTCCCGAGCTCCGACCCTCCCCCGGACCCGGGCGGCTCCACGGGGTAGTTGCCATGGCCTCCGGGGGAGCGCTGGCCGCCCTTCTGAGCTTCGGGGTCCTGCGGGAACTGGGCCGTGGCACGGGGAGGCCACCCGTGGCCGCGGAGTTCGGAACGGCTCCCGCCATAGGCCGGGAACTGCTCACCACCTTCGTCCTCCCGTTGGAGGTGGCGGGCGTGTTGCTCCTGGTGGGGATCGTGGCAGGGATCGTGCTGGGGAAGGCTCCCGAGCGTCGGAGCCCCGAGCGGGAGGAGGCGCGGAGCACGGAGGTCCTTCTCCCCGGGGAGAGGAGATGA